Below is a window of Streptomyces sp. WMMB303 DNA.
CCCGTCGCGCACCGCGCCGGGGAAGACCAACTCGGCGTCGCCGCCCTCGAAGTTCTGCACGGCGGGGCGGGGCCGGTCGAAGGGCAGTTCCAGGTGCTCGGTGATGCCGGAGAGCCGCTCCCGCCAGTAGGAGAGCTGGTTCTCCAGCCGTTCGCCGCTCAGGTGCTCCCGCTGCCAGAGCGCGAAGTCGGGGTACTGGATGGGCAGTTCCTTGAAGGGGGACGGCCGGCCCGCGTCGTAGGCGTCGTAGAGGGTCAGCAGCTCCTCCCAGAACAGCCCCAGCGACCATCCGTCGACGACCACGTGGTGCGCGTTGAGGAAGACCACCCAGCGCTCCTCGGCCAGCCGGAAGAGCACGACCCGCAGCAGCGGCCCCTCGGCCAGGTCGAACGGCTCCCTGGCGAGTTCGGCGATCCGGGCGTCCAGCCGCTCGGGTTCCGCGCGCAGGTCGTGCGTGACGACCGGGACGGTCAGTTCCTCGGCCACACGCTGCCACGGTTCGCCGTCCTCGTCCGGCAGCGTGGTGCGCAGCGCCTCGTGCCGGCGCACGATCTCGTCCACGGCGCGGCCGATCAGGTCCGGGCGCAGCGGGCCGCTGATGGCGAAGGTCATCACCACGTTGTAGGCGGGGCTGCCGGGCACCATCTGGTCGAGGAACCACAGCCTGCGCTGCGCGAACGACAGCGGGGGCCGGACCCCCGGATCGCGCCGGGGAATGCCGCCGCCCGCCGCTGACCCCGGCTGCCGACGGCCCCCGGCCAGCTTGGCCAGCAGCGCCCGCTTCTGCGGCGACAGCCGATCGCTGCCCGCGCCGGCCTTCTCGTCCAATGACATGGGGAGTGCTCCTTCTGCCGAGTTCGGTGGGGTGGGGGCCGGGGGCGTGGGTCAGGCGAGCATGTCGGCGACGACGCTGTCGGGGAGTTCGTCGATCCGGTCGACCAGTTCGGTCTCGACGAGCCGGGCCATCGCGGCCACCGTCCCGGCCTCGAACAGCCCGCCGAGGTCGAGTTCGATCGGGAAGTGGTCCCGCAGCCGCGAGATGACCTGCGTGGCGAGGATCGAGTCGCCGCCGAGCTCGTGGAAGTCGTCCGCCGGCGCCACCGAGGCCAGCCCGAGCACCTCGGCAACCGCCTCGGCCACCATGGCCTCCAGCGCGCCGCCCTCCGCCGTGTCCGGCGCGGCCCTACCGCCCTCCGGTGCCGGAGCCGGCGCGACACGCCGGTCCGAAGGCGCCGCAGCCGTCGCGGCCGCGGGCTCGACCGGTGCGGCGACGTCGGTGGCACCCGCGTTCTCCGCCAGCAGTACCGACTCCAGCGCCCGGTCCTCGCGGGTGGCCAGCAGCGAATAGGCCCGTACCGAGCCCAGTCCGGCCCGCTCCAGCGCCTGCCGCCACATCGGGGCGCTGAGCAGCGGCCCGTTCGGCAGCCGGGTGTCCTCGAACGACCACCAGCCCGGCATCAGCCCGAACGTCAGGGTCGGGAACGGCTGCACCCGGGTGACCTCCAGCAGGATCAGGATGCCGCCGGGCCGCAGCAGGGACCGCGCGTTGGCCAGGGTGCGGTCGATGCGCGCGGTGGCGTGCAGCACGTTGGTGGCCAGCACCACGTCGTACTCGCCCCCGGCGAACCCCTGGGCCGCCGCGGGCCGTTCGATGTCCAGTACGGCGGTGTCCAGGAAGTCGTGCTCGCTGCCGTAGCGGTCGGCCCCGTAGCGGGTGAAGCCGCGGGAGATGTCGGTGTAGGTGTAGCGCAGCCGGTCGCTGTACGGGGCCAGTGCGGGCAGCACCGAGGCCGTGGTGCCCCCGGTGCCCGCTCCCACCTCCAGTACCGCCACCGGCACCTCGGGGTCGCGCTCCAGCCGGGCGGCCGTGTAGTCGGCGACCAGCCGGGCGACGAGCGCGTTGGCGTCCTGGTCGCTGTGGTAGACGCCCTCGACCGCGGTGAAGGACCCGTCGGGGAACAGCACCTCGTGTGCCTTGCGCTTGCCGGTCAGCACGTCCGGATAGGCGTCCAGGCAGGTGGTGAGCAGCTTGGCGAAGCCCGCCATCTCCGGCCTGCGCTCCAGCAGCCCGCCGGTGAGGCGGTCCACCTCGGTCTCCTCCCACTGGAGGGTGGTCGCCGCGCACAGCTCGGTGGTGACGAAGCCGTCGCCGTCCTCGGCGAGGTGCCCGGCGTCGGCCAGGATCCGCACCAGCCCGGCGAGTTGCCGGTGGTGCTCGGCCACCACGCCGAGCCGCCCGATCAGTTCCCGGACGGTGTACCGTTCCCCCGCCGCGGCGAAGACGCCCATCCGGCGCAGCGACGCCAGCAGCAGCTGCTCGCACAGCGCGGCCAGCTCGTCCGCCAGCTCCTCGGCCTCCAGCGCGGCCCGCAGGCTGGTGCGGTCCGGGTGCTCCGCGAGGTGCGCGGCCGCGGCGGCGTCCAGCTCCGGCAGCACGGACGGCACTCCGGGCGCGGTCTCCTCGACGGGTTCGGCGGGCTGCCCGGGACCTCCGCCGCGGGCACCGTCGGCCGAGGAGGCCGGGGACATCGGTGCCGAGCCGTCGGTGGGGCGTTCGATGGGGGTGCCGTCGGCCCACACGTGCGGGTAGCGGTGGCGCTCGAAAGGGTAGCCGGGCAGTCCGATCCGGCGCGGCGCCGCACCCAGGTGCAGCCGCGCCCAGGCCACCGGCTCGCCGGCCGCCCACTGCGCGGCGGGCTCGGCCAGCGGCGGGGCCAGGCCTTCCGGTTCGGTGCTCTCCCCCGCCGCGATTCCCTCGAGCCGGTCGGCCAGCTCGGCGGTGGAGTCGGCGACCACGGCCGCCCGCTGCGCCATCGCCTCCCGCCCGACCTGGAGGGTGTAGGCCACATCGGCGAGGTCGGCACCGGCCAGCGGGCCGCGCAGCGCGGTGGCCAACTCGGCCGCCTTGGCCCGCAGCCGCTCCTCGCTGCGCGCCGAGAGCGGCACCAGGTGCCGCCCGGCGGGGGCGACCGGCGGCCGCGCGGGAGCGGGGAGGTCGGAGAGCACCAGGTGCGCGTTGGTGCCGCTGTAGCCGAAGGAGCTGACGGCGGCGTGCCGGCGGCCGTCCGGCCCCGGCGCCCACGCGGACTCCTCGGTGGCCACCCGGACCGGCGCAGCGGAGAAGTCGATGTGCGGGCTGGGGGTGCTGAAGTTCGCCGCGGGCGGCACCACTTGGGCCCGCATGCTCAACAGCACCTTGATGACACCGAGCACACCGGCGGCGCCCATGGTGTGGCCGATGTTGGCCTTCACCGAGCCGATCGGGCAGTACCCGGTACGGTCGGTGAGCCCGTCGAAGGCGGAGGTGATGCCCGCGATCTCGATGGGGTCGCCCAGCGTGGTGCCGGTGCCGTGCGCCTCGAAGTAGCCCAGGCCCTCCGCCGCGACGCCGCTGCGGCGCAGCACGCCGCGCAGCAGTCCGGCCTGCGCCTGGGTGCTGGGGGCCGTGATGCCGGAGGTGCGGCCGTCCTGGTTGGTGCCGCTCGCCCGGATCACCCCGTGCACCCGGTCGTTGTCCCGCAGCGCGTCGGAGAGCCGTTTGAGGACGAGCATGCCGACGCCCTCTCCGACCAGCATGCCGTCGGCGGCCGCGTCGAAGGGGCGGCACCTGCGGGTGCCCGAGACGGTGCCCAGGCTCTGCATGGTGAGGAACACACCCGGATGGTTGGCCGTGTAGACGCCGCCCGCGAGTACCAGGTCGGTCTCGTCGGACAGCAGCAGCCGGGCGGCCAGGTCCAGGGCCACCAGCGACGAGGAGCACGCGGTGTCCATCGCCAGGGCCGGGCCGGCCAGATCGAGGTGGTAGGCCAGCCGGGAGACCATCACGCTGGTGTCGGAGCCGAGCAGCGAGTGCGCGTTGTACTCGGCCTGGGGCGCCAGCCCGGTGGTGCCCACGACGGTGCCGACCCGCTGCCCGCGCAGGGTGGCGGCGTCGATCGCGGCGTCCTCCAGGGCGTGGTAGCTGGACTCCAGCAGCACCCGCTGGGCCGCGTCCATGGCCGCGGCCTCGGTGGGCGCGATCCGGAAGAACCCCGGGTCGAACGCGTCGGTGTCCGGCATCGCTCCGTAGCGGGGCAGCGCCGCGCCGGGGAACGCTTCCTGGAACATCCGCACCGCGACCGGGTCGTCGATCTCCCGGGTGACGTCGCGGCCCTCCCGCACCAGGTCCCAGAACTCCTCCGTACCGGCGGCGCCGCCGGTACGGCAGTGCAGCCCGACGATCGCCACCTCCTCCTGGGGGCCTTGCGCGGCCAGCACCGACTCCACGTGTGCGGCGAGCCGGCCGGTGTCGGGGTGGTCGGCGACCACCCCGCTGGAGAGGCTCGTCCCCAGCTCCGTGTTGATCGCCTCGACCAGCGAAACCGACCTGGCCAGGTCAAGTCCCGCGAGAGTGGTCAGGTTCAGCTTCGCCGCGGCCTCCTCGACCACGCGCACAACCTCGGACATGTCTCTCCCTCCCGGTTTCAGGCGCCTGCCCACTCGGTCAGTGCGCGGTGGTTGGCCCGGTCCCTGTCCTCCGCGGCCCTCGCTGCCGCCTTGCACAGCCGCAGCAGCACCGGGCGGGTCCACCCGCGGCGGGACGGCTCGGCGAGCCCGTCCTGCTCCAGCAGCGGGTCGAGCACGGCCGGCGGTGCGGTGACCGTCTCGACGACCAGGCGGGCCGAGCCCAGCAGCGACACCCACGAGTCGATGCTGGGCACCAGCACCCCGGCCGCCCGGTCGTCGAGGTCGCCGCGGAGCGTGCCGATATGGTCGGCGAGCAGCATCCGGCCGCCGTCGATCAGTGCGGCGTCGATCCGGGCGAGCAGGTCCCGCTTGCGGCGTACGGTCACCAGCCGGCCCAGGGCGACCACCAGGTCGTAGGTGCCGGGCAGGGCCTCGTCGGGGTTCGCGGGCAGGGAGTGGAGCACCGCCGTGCCCTCCCGGTCGGCGAGGGCGGCGAGTTGTTCGCCTCCGCCGCCGCCCACGTCGGCGATCGCGCCCACCGCGGCGAGGTGCTCCGGGGCCAGCAGCGCCTCCCAGGAGTCCCCGCCCGTCTCGGCTCCCCCTCGGGCGGAGTGCGGGGCGGCAGCGGCGGCGGGTATCCGGTCGGCCAGCAGCCCCAGCAGGTGGCCCGCCAGGGCGCCCGCCGTCGCCTGGTCGAAGACCAGGGTCACCGGCAGCCGCAGGCCGGTCGCCTCGTCGAGTCGGTTGCGCAGTTCCACCGCGGTCAGCGAGTCGAATCCGAGCTCGGCGAAGCCGCTGTCCGCTTCGATGTGTTCGGGCTCGAAGCCGGGCAGGACCGCCGCGACCTCCTGGGCGACCAGCGCCAGCAGCAGGGCCCGGCGCCGGTCCGGCGCGGCACCGGCGAGCTGCTCCAGCAGCGGACCGGAGGAGCCGGGAGCACCGGTGTCGACCGCGGCGGCTGGGGCGTCGTCCACCGCCGCGGGGGCAGCGGCGTCCACGGCGTCGGTACCCGGCGCCGGGTCGGCGGCGCCGGACGGCGGTGCCGTGTCCGCAGCCCCGGGTGTTGCCGTGCCGGCGGCGGGGGGTGCCGCGGGTCCGGGGGCGGGGGCCGCGGCGTCTTGGCGGACCAGGCTGCGCAGCACCGGGTGCACGGGGGCGGCCCGCAGCGCGGGGAGGTCCAGCCGCATCGGCACGGCCAGCTCCGCCGGGCCGGCCACGGCCGCGTCGAACAGTGCCGCGCCCTCCTGGTCGGACAGCATCCGGAAGCCGCTGCGGACCATCATGGCGGTGGCCCGCTCGTCCTCCAGCAGGTCCCGGGTGAGGTCGCTGACGCTGGCCCACAGTCCGAACGCGACGGACAGCCCCGGCAGCCCGTCGGTGCGGCGGCGCCGGGCGAGCGCGTCCAGGAACGCGTTGGCGGCCGCGTAGTTGGACTGCCCCGGGTTGCCGAGCACTCCGGCAGCTCCGGAGAAGGTCACGAAGACGTCCGGATCAGCGGCGCGGGTCAGCTCGTCGAGGACGACGGCCGCGTCCAGCTTGGCCCGCAGCACCGGCGCGAGCCGGGCGCGGGTCTGGCCGGCGAGCATGCCGTCGTCCAGCGCCCCGACCACCTGCACCACCCCGGTGAGCGGGTGGTCGGCGGGGATGCCGGCCAGCACCTCGGCCACCTGGTCCCGGACGGTCGCGTCGCAGCGCGCCAGCCGGACCTCGGCCCCCAGCGCGGTGAGTTCGGCGGCCAGTTCGCGGGCGCCGGGCGCCGAGTCGCCGCGCCGGGAGGCGAGCACCAGGTGCCGCACACCGTGTGCGGTGACCAGGTTCCGCGCGATCACCGAGCCCAGCGTGCCGGTGCCGCCCGCGACGAGGACGGTGCCGCCGGGGGTGAAGGTACGGGGGATGGTGAGCACGATCCGGCCGATGTGCCTGCCCCGGCTCATGGTGCGCATCGCGTCCCGGGCGCGGCGGACGTCGAGCACGGTGCGGGTCGGCGGCGGCAGCACGCCGCGCTCGAACAGCGGCAGCAGTGCGTCGAACATGGCGCCGATCCGCTCCGGTCCCGCCTCGACGAGGTCGAACGCCTGGTAGCGGACGCCAGGATGGCTCGACTCGACGTCCTCGGCGGGCCGGATGTCGGTCTTCCCCATCTCGACGAACCGCCCGCCGCGGGGCAGCAGTCGCAGCGAGGCGTCGATGTGCTCGCCGGTCAGCGAGTTGAGGACGACGTCCACGCCGCGGTTGCTGCTCTCGGCCGCGAACGCGGCGGCGTAGCCGGTGTCGCGCGAGGAGCGGATCAGCGAGGCGGGCACGCCCATGGCCCGCACCTCGGCGTGCTTGGCGGGAGCCGCCGTGGCGAACACGTCGGCGCCCAGATGGTCGGCGAGCCGCACCGCGGCGCTGCCCACCCCGCCCGCGGCGGCGTGCACCAGCACCGACTCACCGGCCCGCAGTCCGGCCAGCTCGACCAGTCCGTAGTAGGCCGTCAGGTACGCCACGGGCGCGGAGGCGGCCTCCGCCCAGGTCCAGCCGGCCGGGATGTGCCGCACGGTGCGCGCGTCGGTCACACAGACCGGTCCGATACCGCCGGGCAGCAGGCCGAACACCCGGTCGCCGACGGCCAGTCCGGTGACGCCGGGGCCGACCTCGGTGACCACTCCGGCGCCCTCGGCGCCGAGCACCAGGTCACCGGGGTACATGCCGAGTGCTCCCAGCACGTCGCGGAAGTTGAGCGCGGCGGCGCGGACGGCGACCCGTACCTGTCCGGCGGCGAGCGGCCGTGCGGCGTCCGGCGCGTGGACCAGCGCCAGGTTCTCCAGGGTGCCGGGTGCCGTGGAGTCCAGCCGCCAGGTCGGGGTGTCGGGCACTTCCAGGCCCGGGTCGTCGGCGGCCCGCACCAGCCGCGGCACCAGCACCCGGCCGCCGCGCAGCGCGATGTGGAACTCGTCGGCCGCCAGCGCCGCGTCGAGGGCCGCGGGCACGCCGGCGACCGGCGCGTGCCGGTCCAGCTCCACCAGCACGAGCCGGCGCTGGAACTCGGACTGCGCCGCCCGGAGCAGTCCCCAGGCGGGCGCGTTCGCCAGGTCGGGCACCGGCTCTCCCGGCTCGACGGCGATGGCGCCCCTGGTCAGCACGACCAGCCGGCGGCCGCGGTTGGCCGGGTCGGTCAGCCAGTCCCGCACCGTGTCCAGCAGCGCGCCGGTGGCCTCGTGCGCGGCGGGCACGAGCGCCTCGCCGGTCACCGGGAGGTCGCCGGGGCCTTGCAGCGACAGGACGGCGAACTCGCCGCGTTCGACGGTCCGCACCACCTGGCCGATGCCGTAGGGGTCGGGGCCGAGCAGCGACCAGCTGCCGGTGGACGGGCCGCCGCCCGCGGCCGGGGCCGCCGCCTGCGGCAGCGGCTCCCATGCGAGGGTGAGCAGCGCGTCCCGGGCCGGGTCGGGGCGCTCGCCGGTGGCCGAGCGCAGTACCAGGCAGTCGAGCTGGGCGACGGGCTTCCCGTCGCCGTCGGCGAGTTGCAGCGCGACGCCGGAGCCGTCTGCTCCGGTCAGCCGTGCCCGGGCCCGTCCTCCGGCCCCGGGGCTGTGCACCGACATCCCGGTCCAGGCGAACGGCAGCAGCCCGCCGCCGCCCTCCATCCAGGTGCCGAAGCCCATCGCGTGCAGTGCCGAGTCCAGGAGGGCCGGGTGCACTCCGTAGCGCCCGGCTTCGGCGGCCTCGGCCGCGGGCAGTTCGACCTCGGCGAACACCTCGGTACCGCGCGCCCACACCGCACGCAGGCTCTGGAACGCCGGGCCGTAGGTGTACCCGGCGGCGTCCATGGCGGCGTAGTAGTCCGCGACGGGAAGCGGCTCGGCTCCCGGCGGCGGCCACTGGACGAGGTCGAAGTCCGGTGCGCCGCGCAGCGGGGCCAGCGTGCCGGTGGCGTGCCGCGACCAGGGCCGGTTCGCGGCCGCACCGGCGGGGCGCGAGGTCACCTCGACGGCGCGCGTGCCGTCCGCCGCCGGGGGCGCGAGCACGAGCCGTACGGCGGTCTCCTGCCCGCCGGTCAGGTCGAGCGGCGCGTGCAGGGTCAACTCCGTGATCCGCGCGGTGTCCACGGCCTCGCCCGCGCGTCCGACCATGTCCACCAGCGCGGTGCCGGCCAGCAGCACCCGGCCGTTGACCAGATGGTCGCCGAGCCATGGCTGGGCCGTCTGGGAGACGCTGCCGGTGACGGTCAGCGTGCCGTCCGAGCCGGTGACCGCTGCGGCGAGGTCGAGCAGCGGGTACCGGGCGGTGTCCCCGGAGGAGCCGGCCGGTGCGGCCGGTACGGCCGCGGAGACCGATGCACCGGCCGGTACGGGGGTCGGTGCGCCGACCGGGGCGGGTGCCGGGGCCGCCGGGGCGAGGGCAGGCCCGGCCGACGTGGCGGGCGCGGCGGCGGCCGGGGGGTCGGTCCAGTAGCCGGTGGTGGCGAAGGGATAGGTGGGCAGTCCGCCGAGCCGCAGCGGCGTGCCCTGCGGATACAGCGAACTCCAGGCGAGCATGCCGCCTTCGGCCCACACCCGGGCCAGCTCCGGCAGCGGCCTGCCCTTGGCCCGCTCTGCGCGGACGGCGGACGCGGGGCGCTTGGCCTCCCCGGTGAGCACGGCGGCGGTGTCGCCCGCACGCCACCGCTCCAGCGCCTCCAGCACCTCCGTCAGCTGGTCGGCCACCACGGCCAGCCGGAACCGCATCGGCTCCCGGCCGACCTGGCTGGTCCAGGCGACCCGCGCCAGGTCCAGGTCGGGGTTGCGGCGCAGGAAGCCGGCCCAGTTCCCGACCGAGTCGGCGAGCTGCTGCGGAGTGCGGGCCGAGAGCACGAACAGGGCCGGTCCCGTGCTCCGCCGGACCTCCGTCTCGGGAGCCTCCTCGACCACGACATGCGCGTTGGCGCCGCCCGCTCCGATCCCGGTGATCCCGGCCCGCCGTACCTGGGTCCGCCCGTGCACCTGCGGCGGGTCCCAGGGCACCGGCTGGTCCGACAGTTCGAAGGGAAGCTTGTCGCGGTCGATCGCGGGGTTGATCTCCTGAGGCAGCCGGGTCGGGGGCAGGGTGCGCTCGGTGAGTGCCAGCACCACCTTGGAGAGCTGCGCCATACCCGAGGACGCCTCG
It encodes the following:
- a CDS encoding beta-ketoacyl synthase N-terminal-like domain-containing protein produces the protein MSEVVRVVEEAAAKLNLTTLAGLDLARSVSLVEAINTELGTSLSSGVVADHPDTGRLAAHVESVLAAQGPQEEVAIVGLHCRTGGAAGTEEFWDLVREGRDVTREIDDPVAVRMFQEAFPGAALPRYGAMPDTDAFDPGFFRIAPTEAAAMDAAQRVLLESSYHALEDAAIDAATLRGQRVGTVVGTTGLAPQAEYNAHSLLGSDTSVMVSRLAYHLDLAGPALAMDTACSSSLVALDLAARLLLSDETDLVLAGGVYTANHPGVFLTMQSLGTVSGTRRCRPFDAAADGMLVGEGVGMLVLKRLSDALRDNDRVHGVIRASGTNQDGRTSGITAPSTQAQAGLLRGVLRRSGVAAEGLGYFEAHGTGTTLGDPIEIAGITSAFDGLTDRTGYCPIGSVKANIGHTMGAAGVLGVIKVLLSMRAQVVPPAANFSTPSPHIDFSAAPVRVATEESAWAPGPDGRRHAAVSSFGYSGTNAHLVLSDLPAPARPPVAPAGRHLVPLSARSEERLRAKAAELATALRGPLAGADLADVAYTLQVGREAMAQRAAVVADSTAELADRLEGIAAGESTEPEGLAPPLAEPAAQWAAGEPVAWARLHLGAAPRRIGLPGYPFERHRYPHVWADGTPIERPTDGSAPMSPASSADGARGGGPGQPAEPVEETAPGVPSVLPELDAAAAAHLAEHPDRTSLRAALEAEELADELAALCEQLLLASLRRMGVFAAAGERYTVRELIGRLGVVAEHHRQLAGLVRILADAGHLAEDGDGFVTTELCAATTLQWEETEVDRLTGGLLERRPEMAGFAKLLTTCLDAYPDVLTGKRKAHEVLFPDGSFTAVEGVYHSDQDANALVARLVADYTAARLERDPEVPVAVLEVGAGTGGTTASVLPALAPYSDRLRYTYTDISRGFTRYGADRYGSEHDFLDTAVLDIERPAAAQGFAGGEYDVVLATNVLHATARIDRTLANARSLLRPGGILILLEVTRVQPFPTLTFGLMPGWWSFEDTRLPNGPLLSAPMWRQALERAGLGSVRAYSLLATREDRALESVLLAENAGATDVAAPVEPAAATAAAPSDRRVAPAPAPEGGRAAPDTAEGGALEAMVAEAVAEVLGLASVAPADDFHELGGDSILATQVISRLRDHFPIELDLGGLFEAGTVAAMARLVETELVDRIDELPDSVVADMLA
- a CDS encoding SDR family NAD(P)-dependent oxidoreductase, with protein sequence MSTPTTATTARSARTAQGRRPAEHAQRLHTAARNVLAGADPGAGLAVQRGTDALTLLARRMLAGALRRMGAFTAPGEGGTPDGLAAALGVADQHRRLFEALLDILVTAGTLRREGERLVAAYPLRELSRAESDAMVAGLVEEFPTAEPTVRLLRRCLDAYPEVLTGRRPVAEVLFPDGAGAEPPGAAPGGGAPDSGDVVAAVAAEAARARLEAATAVSVVELGSGSGATAARTLPALAPFGDRLRYAYTDPSSRFTEHGRQRFGREYGFTEFTVHDVAVAAASPELPAGGADVLLAANVLHAAADPDAALANAAALLRPGGTLVLTEAVSAPEPSIMLFGLTAEWWPQPGAARDRLPHAPLLSADTWRAALAAAGFEEIRVHPLPCGVDEDDAPEAVLVAVRGAPAAPAAASSVPPAAAAAPASAAGTAPAAPAPAPRPAADAGPAEPDTAEPVAIVGLSVRFPGAPDLRSYWDLVTANRSAIGEIPARRWDWRQYYTPDPQGMEIISKSHSKWGGFLEDFDQFDAEFFGMSEQEARNTDPQQRIFLQECWKAMEDAGYCPHALDAKVRGATGVFAGASKLGFDRLGADRGVDLPRTSFGDMVNRVSYQLDLGGPSKPVDTACSSALVALHEAVQSLRSGECAMALVGGVNLYLHPSTYAELGAVKMLSNRPECPAFGIGGNGIVPGEGVGVVVLKRLADARRDNDHIRAVVRGSAVNHNGRTVGFTSPSPKRQAAVITAALRRAGVDGDTVSYLETTVNGTEIGDAVEMTAVTQAFGGREGASGRFRLGSVKPNIGHGEASSGMAQLSKVVLALTERTLPPTRLPQEINPAIDRDKLPFELSDQPVPWDPPQVHGRTQVRRAGITGIGAGGANAHVVVEEAPETEVRRSTGPALFVLSARTPQQLADSVGNWAGFLRRNPDLDLARVAWTSQVGREPMRFRLAVVADQLTEVLEALERWRAGDTAAVLTGEAKRPASAVRAERAKGRPLPELARVWAEGGMLAWSSLYPQGTPLRLGGLPTYPFATTGYWTDPPAAAAPATSAGPALAPAAPAPAPVGAPTPVPAGASVSAAVPAAPAGSSGDTARYPLLDLAAAVTGSDGTLTVTGSVSQTAQPWLGDHLVNGRVLLAGTALVDMVGRAGEAVDTARITELTLHAPLDLTGGQETAVRLVLAPPAADGTRAVEVTSRPAGAAANRPWSRHATGTLAPLRGAPDFDLVQWPPPGAEPLPVADYYAAMDAAGYTYGPAFQSLRAVWARGTEVFAEVELPAAEAAEAGRYGVHPALLDSALHAMGFGTWMEGGGGLLPFAWTGMSVHSPGAGGRARARLTGADGSGVALQLADGDGKPVAQLDCLVLRSATGERPDPARDALLTLAWEPLPQAAAPAAGGGPSTGSWSLLGPDPYGIGQVVRTVERGEFAVLSLQGPGDLPVTGEALVPAAHEATGALLDTVRDWLTDPANRGRRLVVLTRGAIAVEPGEPVPDLANAPAWGLLRAAQSEFQRRLVLVELDRHAPVAGVPAALDAALAADEFHIALRGGRVLVPRLVRAADDPGLEVPDTPTWRLDSTAPGTLENLALVHAPDAARPLAAGQVRVAVRAAALNFRDVLGALGMYPGDLVLGAEGAGVVTEVGPGVTGLAVGDRVFGLLPGGIGPVCVTDARTVRHIPAGWTWAEAASAPVAYLTAYYGLVELAGLRAGESVLVHAAAGGVGSAAVRLADHLGADVFATAAPAKHAEVRAMGVPASLIRSSRDTGYAAAFAAESSNRGVDVVLNSLTGEHIDASLRLLPRGGRFVEMGKTDIRPAEDVESSHPGVRYQAFDLVEAGPERIGAMFDALLPLFERGVLPPPTRTVLDVRRARDAMRTMSRGRHIGRIVLTIPRTFTPGGTVLVAGGTGTLGSVIARNLVTAHGVRHLVLASRRGDSAPGARELAAELTALGAEVRLARCDATVRDQVAEVLAGIPADHPLTGVVQVVGALDDGMLAGQTRARLAPVLRAKLDAAVVLDELTRAADPDVFVTFSGAAGVLGNPGQSNYAAANAFLDALARRRRTDGLPGLSVAFGLWASVSDLTRDLLEDERATAMMVRSGFRMLSDQEGAALFDAAVAGPAELAVPMRLDLPALRAAPVHPVLRSLVRQDAAAPAPGPAAPPAAGTATPGAADTAPPSGAADPAPGTDAVDAAAPAAVDDAPAAAVDTGAPGSSGPLLEQLAGAAPDRRRALLLALVAQEVAAVLPGFEPEHIEADSGFAELGFDSLTAVELRNRLDEATGLRLPVTLVFDQATAGALAGHLLGLLADRIPAAAAAPHSARGGAETGGDSWEALLAPEHLAAVGAIADVGGGGGEQLAALADREGTAVLHSLPANPDEALPGTYDLVVALGRLVTVRRKRDLLARIDAALIDGGRMLLADHIGTLRGDLDDRAAGVLVPSIDSWVSLLGSARLVVETVTAPPAVLDPLLEQDGLAEPSRRGWTRPVLLRLCKAAARAAEDRDRANHRALTEWAGA